A single genomic interval of Lysobacter avium harbors:
- a CDS encoding carbohydrate kinase family protein translates to MSALICGSLAYDTIMVFPDQFKNHILPDKVHILNVSFLVPRMRREFGGCAGNIAYNLKLLGGDPIPMATVGQDFGPYREWFEQQQIRLDHVKVIDELFTPQAFITTDHDNNQITAFHPGAMMRSYENHVRDVPGVTIGIVSPDGYEGMIQNANEFAEAGIPFIFDPGQAMPLFNGEELRAFIEQADYVTVNDYESNLLQERTGWDEATIASKVKAYIATRGPKGVMIHADGEVFDVAPAHESRITDPTGCGDAFRAGLIFGIQKGYDWPTIGRIGNLMGALKVEHPGTQNQRFDYDEFAEQFVQQFGYAL, encoded by the coding sequence ATGTCAGCCCTGATCTGCGGCTCGCTGGCCTACGACACCATCATGGTGTTCCCTGACCAGTTCAAGAACCACATCCTCCCGGACAAGGTGCACATCCTGAACGTCTCCTTCCTGGTGCCGCGAATGCGCCGCGAGTTCGGCGGCTGCGCGGGCAACATCGCCTACAACCTCAAATTGCTGGGCGGCGACCCGATCCCGATGGCGACCGTCGGCCAGGATTTCGGACCGTACCGCGAGTGGTTCGAGCAGCAGCAGATCCGCCTCGACCACGTCAAGGTGATCGACGAGCTGTTCACCCCGCAGGCGTTCATCACCACCGACCACGACAACAACCAGATCACCGCCTTCCACCCCGGCGCGATGATGCGCTCCTACGAAAACCACGTGCGCGATGTACCCGGCGTCACCATCGGCATCGTCAGCCCGGACGGTTACGAGGGGATGATCCAGAACGCCAACGAGTTCGCCGAGGCCGGCATTCCCTTCATCTTTGATCCCGGCCAGGCGATGCCGCTGTTCAACGGCGAGGAACTGCGCGCCTTCATCGAGCAGGCCGACTACGTGACCGTCAACGATTACGAGTCCAACCTGCTGCAGGAGCGCACCGGCTGGGACGAGGCGACCATCGCCAGCAAGGTCAAGGCCTACATCGCAACCCGCGGCCCCAAGGGCGTGATGATCCACGCCGACGGCGAGGTGTTCGACGTCGCCCCCGCGCACGAGAGCCGCATCACCGACCCGACCGGCTGTGGCGACGCGTTTCGCGCCGGGCTGATCTTCGGCATCCAGAAGGGCTACGACTGGCCGACCATCGGCCGCATCGGCAACCTGATGGGCGCGCTGAAGGTCGAGCATCCCGGCACCCAGAACCAGCGCTTCGACTACGACGAGTTCGCCGAACAGTTTGTGCAGCAGTTCGGGTACGCGCTGTAG
- a CDS encoding rod shape-determining protein, with protein sequence MFKKFRGMFSNDLSIDLGTANTLIYVRGQGIVLNEPSVVAVRQDRVVGGNRTVAAVGMEAKLMLGRTPGHITTIRPMKDGVIADFTYTEEMLKHFIRKAHKSRFLRPSPRVLVCVPCGSTQVERRAIKESAEEAGAREVYLIEEPMAAAIGAGMPVAEARGSMVVDIGGGTTEVAVIALNGIVYAASVRIGGDRFDEAIIAYVRRTYGTLIGEATAERIKETLGCAYQQEENTSMEITGRNLAEGVPKMITITANEVLEALHEPLAGIVTAIKLALEQTPPELGADVAERGIVLTGGGALLADFDRLVSEETGVHVQVAEDPLTCVARGGGRALDLLDMHGNEFFAPE encoded by the coding sequence ATGTTCAAGAAGTTTCGCGGCATGTTTTCCAACGACCTGTCCATCGATCTGGGCACGGCAAACACGTTGATCTACGTCCGCGGCCAGGGAATCGTGCTGAACGAGCCATCGGTGGTCGCGGTGCGCCAGGATCGCGTGGTCGGCGGCAACCGCACCGTCGCGGCGGTCGGCATGGAGGCCAAGCTGATGCTCGGCCGCACGCCGGGCCACATCACCACGATCCGGCCGATGAAGGACGGCGTCATCGCCGACTTCACCTACACCGAGGAAATGCTCAAGCATTTCATCCGCAAGGCGCACAAGTCGCGTTTCCTGCGGCCCAGCCCGCGGGTGCTGGTGTGCGTGCCGTGCGGCTCGACCCAGGTCGAGCGGCGCGCGATCAAGGAATCGGCCGAGGAGGCCGGTGCCCGCGAGGTCTATTTGATCGAGGAGCCGATGGCGGCGGCGATCGGCGCCGGCATGCCGGTCGCCGAGGCGCGCGGTTCGATGGTCGTGGATATCGGCGGCGGCACCACCGAAGTGGCGGTCATCGCGCTCAACGGCATCGTCTATGCCGCGTCAGTGCGTATCGGCGGCGACCGGTTTGACGAGGCGATCATCGCCTACGTCCGCCGCACCTACGGCACCCTGATCGGCGAGGCCACGGCCGAGCGGATCAAGGAAACGCTGGGCTGCGCCTACCAGCAGGAAGAGAACACCAGCATGGAGATCACCGGGCGCAACCTCGCCGAGGGCGTGCCGAAGATGATCACCATCACCGCCAACGAAGTGCTGGAGGCGCTGCACGAGCCGCTGGCCGGCATCGTCACCGCGATCAAGCTGGCCCTGGAGCAGACCCCGCCGGAGCTGGGTGCGGACGTCGCCGAGCGCGGCATCGTGCTGACCGGCGGCGGTGCGTTGCTGGCCGACTTTGACCGGCTGGTGAGCGAGGAGACCGGCGTCCACGTGCAGGTCGCCGAGGACCCGCTGACCTGCGTCGCCCGTGGCGGCGGTCGCGCGCTGGACCTGCTGGACATGCACGGCAACGAGTTTTTCGCTCCCGAGTAA
- the mreD gene encoding rod shape-determining protein MreD translates to MTRRYQPWLLPASIVAALLLGLLPLPLLLQGLRPYWLALVVAYWVIEDPERVGLGFAFLAGVLADITFGGLLGEQALRLVVMTFIIQRFRARLRFFPLWQQALAIGGLLLNDRIVVAAVHVALGIPSLPAMFWLAPLTGMALWPPVFLLLDALRLGSWRRS, encoded by the coding sequence ATGACCCGCCGCTACCAGCCGTGGCTGCTGCCGGCCAGCATCGTCGCCGCCCTTTTGCTGGGGCTGTTGCCGCTGCCGCTGCTGTTGCAGGGCCTGCGCCCGTACTGGCTGGCCCTGGTGGTCGCCTACTGGGTGATCGAGGATCCCGAGCGCGTGGGGCTGGGATTCGCATTCCTTGCCGGCGTGCTGGCCGACATCACCTTCGGCGGCCTGCTCGGCGAGCAGGCACTGCGGCTGGTGGTGATGACCTTCATCATCCAGCGATTCCGCGCGCGCCTGCGCTTCTTTCCGCTGTGGCAGCAGGCGCTGGCGATCGGCGGCCTGCTGTTGAATGACCGCATCGTGGTCGCCGCGGTACACGTGGCCCTCGGCATTCCCTCGCTGCCGGCGATGTTCTGGCTGGCCCCGCTGACCGGGATGGCGCTGTGGCCGCCGGTGTTCCTGCTGCTGGACGCGCTGCGTCTGGGCAGCTGGCGCAGGAGCTGA
- the mrdA gene encoding penicillin-binding protein 2, whose protein sequence is MRPIRRRPRRVLKDAAAEVRHFRTRVIIAFIGVTLVLSGLALGYYRLQVWHHDEYATRAEQNRIKLRPVVPGRGLIYDRKGRILADNVPAFRLEVTPREAGDPEDWLPGLAGIIDLSEQEIDDFLAARKVTRSYKPIILKLRVKPDELARLAVDRWKYPGVEVVSYLQRRYLHGELFAHVIGYVGRIDEADLAEMGEAGSVFSHTGKTGLERSYEEALRGKLGYEKVETNVDGRPMRIVGRVPAVPGADLRLSVDLDLQRAMVAAFGDADGSAIAVDTKTGQVLAMVSLPSYDTNLFVNGISHADYNGLINNPSRPLFNRNVLGGGPPGSTIKPVMALAGLDSGLRTPSDRILSTGEFRIPGQARGYRDASGGGHGWTDLRDSISRSVNTYYYKLALDMGIDRLSEYMHLYGFGEKSGIDLLGENAGVVPSREYKRTISRESWYPGETVISGIGQGYWIATALQIARSTAAVANGGDLHELRLLQSRRDGYESPWQDLPPTPSHRITDKPANLRAVQEGMIATVNGPGGTARRMAVGASYTMAGKTGTAQRSSRKGNVSLNPHTLPYHLRHTALFTGYAPAEDPQIAVAVVVEHGGYGGSAAAPIARTIFDAWLLGKMPEGMEPTDDAVTDPLEAAVEMAQDAVDAEAATETGADAGEAAADSTTDPAQ, encoded by the coding sequence ATGCGCCCGATCCGGCGCCGCCCACGGCGCGTGCTCAAGGACGCCGCGGCCGAAGTCCGCCACTTTCGCACCCGCGTGATCATTGCTTTTATCGGCGTGACCCTGGTGCTGTCGGGACTGGCGCTGGGCTACTACCGCCTGCAGGTCTGGCATCACGACGAGTACGCGACGCGTGCGGAGCAGAACCGGATCAAGCTGCGCCCGGTGGTGCCCGGTCGCGGCCTGATCTACGACCGCAAGGGCCGCATCCTGGCCGACAACGTGCCCGCGTTCCGCCTGGAGGTCACCCCGCGCGAAGCCGGTGACCCGGAAGACTGGCTGCCCGGACTGGCCGGCATCATCGACCTGTCCGAGCAGGAGATCGACGACTTCCTGGCCGCGCGCAAGGTCACCCGCAGCTACAAGCCGATCATCCTCAAGCTGCGGGTGAAGCCCGACGAACTGGCGCGGCTGGCCGTGGACCGGTGGAAGTACCCCGGCGTGGAGGTGGTCTCCTACCTGCAGCGGCGCTACCTGCACGGCGAGCTGTTCGCTCACGTGATCGGCTACGTCGGCCGCATCGATGAGGCCGACCTGGCCGAGATGGGCGAGGCCGGCAGCGTCTTCAGCCACACCGGCAAGACCGGGCTGGAGCGCTCCTATGAGGAAGCGCTGCGCGGCAAGCTGGGTTACGAGAAGGTCGAGACCAACGTCGACGGCCGGCCGATGCGGATCGTCGGCCGGGTGCCGGCGGTGCCCGGCGCGGACCTGCGCCTGTCGGTGGACCTGGATCTGCAGCGGGCGATGGTGGCCGCGTTTGGCGATGCCGACGGCTCGGCGATCGCGGTGGACACCAAAACCGGCCAGGTGCTGGCGATGGTCAGCCTGCCCTCGTATGACACCAACCTGTTCGTCAACGGCATCTCCCACGCCGACTACAACGGCCTGATCAACAATCCCTCGCGCCCGCTGTTCAACCGCAATGTGCTCGGCGGCGGCCCGCCGGGTTCGACGATCAAGCCAGTCATGGCGCTGGCCGGGCTCGACAGCGGATTGCGCACGCCGTCCGACCGCATCCTCTCCACCGGCGAGTTCCGCATCCCCGGTCAGGCGCGTGGCTACCGCGATGCCTCCGGCGGCGGCCACGGCTGGACCGACCTGCGCGATTCGATCTCCCGCTCGGTCAACACCTACTACTACAAGCTCGCCCTGGACATGGGCATCGACCGGCTCTCCGAGTACATGCATCTCTATGGGTTCGGCGAGAAGAGCGGCATCGACCTGCTGGGCGAGAACGCCGGCGTGGTGCCCTCGCGCGAGTACAAGCGCACCATCAGCAGGGAGTCCTGGTATCCGGGCGAGACGGTGATCTCCGGGATCGGGCAGGGCTACTGGATCGCCACCGCCTTGCAGATCGCCCGCTCCACCGCGGCGGTCGCCAACGGCGGTGACCTGCACGAGCTGCGCCTGCTGCAGTCGCGCCGCGACGGCTACGAGTCGCCGTGGCAGGACCTGCCGCCCACGCCCAGCCACCGCATCACCGACAAGCCGGCCAACCTGCGCGCGGTGCAGGAGGGCATGATCGCCACGGTCAACGGACCAGGCGGCACCGCCCGTCGCATGGCGGTTGGCGCGTCGTACACGATGGCGGGCAAGACCGGTACCGCCCAGCGCTCCAGCCGCAAGGGCAACGTCAGCCTCAACCCGCACACGCTGCCTTACCACCTGCGCCATACCGCGCTGTTCACCGGCTACGCGCCGGCCGAGGATCCCCAGATCGCGGTCGCCGTAGTGGTGGAGCATGGCGGTTACGGCGGCAGCGCGGCCGCGCCCATCGCCCGCACGATTTTCGACGCCTGGTTGCTGGGCAAGATGCCCGAGGGCATGGAGCCGACCGACGACGCGGTGACCGACCCGCTGGAGGCCGCGGTGGAGATGGCGCAGGACGCGGTGGATGCCGAAGCCGCGACCGAAACGGGCGCGGACGCCGGCGAAGCCGCGGCTGACTCCACTACGGACCCGGCGCAATGA
- the mreC gene encoding rod shape-determining protein MreC — MSATLWLSAYLALAVVLIVLDHRGGWLNQARGHATLLVQPLWIAAGWPGRAITRLYDDAGTLSQLAEDNRRLRNELLVNSARMARLQTLASDNTRLRGLLDAAHNNQLDVQLAPILDIDLDPTRQRLVLGAGSNESVRPGQSVIDAGGLLGQIIDVQPAVSTVLLVTDAAHAVPVAIERNGVRLVAYGEGRSDMLRLHSIPLSSDVKVGDRLLTSGLGGRFVAGFPVGTIVSLQPDDSRAFLIGEVMPAAQLDRGRDVLLLRGGPDERSAAAGSDSLDGDAEEAPDAAPGAAHGTADAAQKAAPDALPVPATAPASGDRR; from the coding sequence GTGTCCGCAACGCTGTGGCTGTCGGCCTACCTGGCGCTGGCGGTGGTGCTGATCGTGCTGGACCACCGTGGCGGCTGGCTGAACCAGGCCCGAGGGCATGCCACCTTGCTGGTGCAGCCGCTGTGGATCGCCGCGGGCTGGCCGGGTCGGGCGATCACCCGCCTGTACGACGACGCCGGCACCCTGAGCCAGCTGGCCGAGGACAATCGCCGCCTGCGCAATGAGCTGCTGGTCAACAGCGCCCGCATGGCCCGGCTGCAGACGCTTGCCTCCGACAACACGCGCCTGCGCGGGCTGCTCGATGCGGCCCACAACAACCAGCTCGACGTGCAGCTGGCGCCGATCCTGGACATCGACCTGGACCCCACGAGGCAACGCCTGGTGCTGGGCGCGGGCAGCAACGAGTCGGTCCGACCGGGCCAGAGCGTGATCGACGCCGGCGGCCTGCTGGGCCAGATCATCGACGTGCAGCCGGCGGTGTCCACCGTGCTGCTGGTCACCGACGCGGCCCACGCGGTGCCGGTGGCGATCGAGCGCAACGGCGTTCGCCTGGTGGCCTACGGCGAGGGACGCAGCGACATGCTGCGCCTGCACAGCATCCCCCTGTCCAGCGACGTCAAGGTCGGTGACCGCCTGCTGACCTCCGGGCTTGGCGGGCGCTTCGTCGCCGGCTTCCCGGTGGGGACGATCGTGTCGTTGCAGCCCGATGACAGCCGCGCGTTCCTGATCGGCGAGGTGATGCCGGCAGCGCAGCTGGACCGTGGCCGCGACGTCCTCCTGCTGCGCGGCGGTCCGGACGAGCGATCGGCAGCGGCCGGAAGCGATTCGCTGGACGGCGATGCGGAAGAAGCGCCGGACGCTGCTCCTGGCGCCGCGCACGGCACCGCGGACGCTGCACAGAAGGCCGCCCCGGACGCGCTGCCCGTACCGGCGACCGCCCCCGCCTCCGGTGACCGGCGATGA